Part of the Rhodothermales bacterium genome is shown below.
CCGGCGCAGCATCTCCCAAAACTCCTGCCGGGACACCGCGTCGACACCCGTGGTCGGCTCATCGAGAAACAGCACCCTGGGCTTATGGATCAGCGCGCACGAGAGGGCCAATTTCTGCTTCATGCCGCCCGAGAGCTGGCCGGCGCGGCGGTGTTTGAAGGGTTCGATCTGGCGGTAGATGTCTGCGACGAGCGCGTAGTTCTCGGCGATGGTCGTCCCGAAGACCGAGGCGAAGAAGGCCAGGTTTTCCTCGACTGTGAGATCCGGGTAGAGCGAAAACCGGCCGGGCATGTAGCCGAGACGGAGGCGCAACGCGCGGTAATCCGCCACCACATCCAACCCGTCGACGCGGGCTTCGCCGGCATCCGGCTTCAGCAGCGTCACCAGCATCCGGATAAGCGTCGTCTTCCCCGCCCCATCCGGCCCGATGAGTCCGAACAACTCGCCCTCCTCAACGGCCAGGCTCACCCCGTCGACCGCCGTGACGGCGCCGAAGCGTTTGGTAAGGGAAGTGAGGTGGATGGCGGGCATGGGGATGGTTGATGGTTAATGATTCTTACGAACAATTGACCATCACCTATTCCCACTCCCCCACCTTGCCTCCCCCGGCATCCCGATTTTCAGGGCGCCGGCGGGGTTGGGGACGCGGATGTCGAGGGCGTAGACGAGGTTCACGCGTTCGGCTTTGGTCTGGATCATGCGCGGGGTGAACTCGGCTTCGGAGGCGATCCAGGCGATTTCGCCCGACAGGGAGCGATTTTCGGTGGCCGTTTCGTCGATCAGGACCTCGACGGCCTGGCCGAGGTGGATGTGGGGGAGTTGGTCGCCGCTGACGTAGGCGCGGAGTTCGAGCGTGTCCAGGTTGGCGATTTTGTAGAGCGGCCGGCCGGGAGCGGTCTGCTCGTACCGGCGGGCGTAGACGGCCAGCACCGTGCCGGCGATGGGGTTGACAATAACGCTCCGCCGGATTTGGTCGTCGATCATGGCGATCTGGGCATCGAGCGCCTGCATCTCGCCGAGGATCGTGGCGTTCTGGGTGCGGATGGACTGGACCTGGCGGTCGATGACGCGGATCTGGCCGTCGATGTCGTCGCGTTGTTTGGGGGTGGCGGCCTGATCCTGGAGCAGGAGCTCGACCCGTTCTTTCTCACGGACGGCGACATCGCGTTGGGTTTCGAGCACATCGATCTGGGCGAGCACGCCGGCGATCCGTGAGCGGACCGCATTGCGGCCGGCGCGGACCTGGGCGCGGGTCAGCGCGAGGTAGGTGGTGTCGACGAGCGCCACGGTGGCGCCGGCAGCA
Proteins encoded:
- a CDS encoding HlyD family efflux transporter periplasmic adaptor subunit — its product is MTTRILFLALAAAAAGCGNGEPASDAYGNFRAIETIISAQTAGQLLAFSVDEGQGVAAGATVALVDTTYLALTRAQVRAGRNAVRSRIAGVLAQIDVLETQRDVAVREKERVELLLQDQAATPKQRDDIDGQIRVIDRQVQSIRTQNATILGEMQALDAQIAMIDDQIRRSVIVNPIAGTVLAVYARRYEQTAPGRPLYKIANLDTLELRAYVSGDQLPHIHLGQAVEVLIDETATENRSLSGEIAWIASEAEFTPRMIQTKAERVNLVYALDIRVPNPAGALKIGMPGEARWGSGNR
- a CDS encoding ABC transporter ATP-binding protein: MPAIHLTSLTKRFGAVTAVDGVSLAVEEGELFGLIGPDGAGKTTLIRMLVTLLKPDAGEARVDGLDVVADYRALRLRLGYMPGRFSLYPDLTVEENLAFFASVFGTTIAENYALVADIYRQIEPFKHRRAGQLSGGMKQKLALSCALIHKPRVLFLDEPTTGVDAVSRQEFWEMLRRLKRSGITIVVSTPYMDEAGLCDRVALMQGGHVLGIDAPAALSSRFTRRLFAIRAPERFRLMQTLRAYPHAYSVYAFGESLHYTDTRPDARPADLLAYLADHGVGEAHVAPIAAGIEDVFMALMDEHREVT